The Sebastes umbrosus isolate fSebUmb1 chromosome 23, fSebUmb1.pri, whole genome shotgun sequence genome contains a region encoding:
- the si:dkeyp-27e10.3 gene encoding UPF0606 protein KIAA1549: MDPVIPPGPGSRTRTRMDPRTSACRRTLGVMLLVAGSLVSMVTSSSPAAGVLDFNRTAESLSHPSSPSSSSSSPPRPPSPSPPALSPPVPRSPAPRPPAPSPLSHSGYHRNSGGAGSAEDSDSGAQGIHLLLRPPDILSPSLPPPLPPHTQPTLTPPPPWEQGPSLEEAWGSGDYLETLSFMVPDGEELALATPLPNHPYDEDIGGDWVSYDTAFPARPTVPLSSRLPISPSSSTPSIPLHTRPTHPDVFPNWDEDYDLEDLMPLEPTELLLPDMNSMEYYTNLLAREKERGRDQDRINRTDSKPPITPTTTQTHRPHSSSSPSPSSGPPPGQEPKHPLEGPTPPLTLSPTLTGEETPPPLSTTFRTASPPKPKDHVPTPGRHPPRPPSNTTGRVPPPPPLGPPTRPDRPERPPVVTEKPVKAPPTRTTTKATTTTTAITTTTQNTAISLTRAPPVTTPRVAQTPPIRQYLCNVSKPEMYLVRVVSSKGSSAGFTQVRDLLKRDFNRSVELQFLRTPSSFAFRVVSGPLIFTAISVINALRQPPRSSGPVPTVSALYTVPDLRYQIHFVLQFVPDHVDVRVCNFSERVERGLMMAYAETRRRSHEAGNVTVQLLNISMSVTRPPAGQKVSVDVTFAVRDGRDYLLGSEVSEHLRKLSLVEFSFYVGFPVQQNAEPFHYPELNTSHHLRSTWVRTVLLGVQEQLVAERSFKARLERRLALLLEEGLQASSRRRLRRATAVGNNSLQVVRVSRLSGAERPLEVFYFVEGPGGERIPAEAMAVTLNRLDLQRAAIVLGHRVQRPIAQPVETLSVPPAETQSSSIWLIVGVVVPVLLAVFIIIILYWKLCGSEKLEFQPDAINTIQQRQKLQAPSVKGFDFAKLHLGQHSKDDIMVIQEPGPLPAPVKEATPSDGGDLNTPKSKGSSTKATRNSRRRGRLSPSDGDSLGSDQSSGRESAEESTRPVATLSEGKHHRKTPKNGRNKMGSGPDELLSSSSIFDHVDRLSRGSSDGTRRQANKVQLIAMQPRPSPPQPHAPSHLSPTLTEKVSTEVALRHKSEIEHHRNKLRQRAKRRGQCEFPSMDDIMDAFGDGPVQSEVAQRLYSSAHDHMDCILQADGHSPPTPTDSRRRGRRSPRARRAQPGPGSLPDTDRDRLLTDHSATYRKYPGLNNVAYMSDPDLPPDHGSPSPTDEVFDSAPAPPPYMPPQPSIEEARQQMHSLLDDAFALVSPSSQGSAGVSGVSPALPSPSPQARPAGRQWGSYPAAPSHSPFSARYAELGMSPTSVQGLLQRQGLNSGGYVSTGDQLQESVYSSRGPYEDPPSSSRPRPVGGSTGAQLHHLTQVGLSSQIGAYPGVGRSMSGPTGSSWNHQHSDQDLSRPGASRESVLSFPEFSSSSVFQMPSSSLRDPSAPPLLLTSPTPEYPPEDASPSAHTSASLIKAIREELRRLAQKQAAVTSYP; encoded by the exons ACCTCCTGCTGAGACCTCCAGACATCCTGTCCCCTAGCCTCCCTCCACCCCTGCCCCCACACACCCAGCCCACcctcacccctcctcccccctggGAGCAGGGCCCCTCCCTGGAGGAGGCCTGGGGCTCCGGAGACTACCTGGAGACTCTGTCCTTCATGGTGCCTGACGGCGAGGAGCTGGCCTTGGCCACGCCACTGCCCAACCACCCCTACGACGAGGACATCGGAGGGGACTGGGTCTCCTACGACACCGCCTTCCCCGCCCGTCCCACCGTCCCCCTCTCTTCCCGCCTACCTatctcaccctcctcctccacccccagCATCCCGCTGCACACCCGCCCCACCCATCCAGATGTCTTCCCCAACTGGGACGAGGACTACGACCTGGAGGACCTGATGCCCCTGGAGCCgacggagctgctgctgccagacATGAACAGCATGGAGTACTACACCAACCTGCTGGCCcgggagaaggagagggggagagaccAGGACCGGATCAACCGGACCGACTCCAAACCCCCCATCACTCCCACAACAACCCAAACCCACCGTCCCCATTCGTCTTCATCCCCGTCCCCGAGCTCTGGTCCTCCTCCAGGACAGGAGCCCAAGCATCCCCTGGAGGGGCCCACCCCTCCCCTCACCCTTTCACCTACTCTCACAGGTGAGGAGACGCCACCTCCACTGTCAACCACCTTCAGAACTGCTTCTcctccaaaacccaaagaccATGTCCCAACCCCAGGCAGACACCCTCCTCGCCCCCCTTCCAACACCACCGGCCGGgttcctccccctcccccactGGGACCGCCCACCCGCCCCGACAGACCGGAGAGGCCTCCAGTGGTCACAGAGAAGCCAGTTAAAGCTCCGCCCACCAGGACCACCACCAAGGCGACAACCACAACCACcgccatcaccaccaccacccagaACACTGCCATCAGCCTGACCAGAGCCCCCCCGGTCACTACACCTAGAGTGGCCCAGACCCCGCCCATCAGACAGTACCTGTGTAACGTCAGCAAGCCGGAGATGTACCTGGTCAGAGTAG TCAGTTCCAAAGGTTCGTCAGCCGGATTCACTCAAGTCAGAGATCTTCTGAAGAGAGACTTCAACCGCTCGGTGGAGCTGCAG TTCCTGAGAACACCGTCCAGTTTCGCCTTCCGTGTCGTATCAGGACCGTTGATCTTCACCGCCATATCTGTCATCAATGCCCTGCGCCAACCACCACGCAGCTCCGGCCCCGTTCCCACCGTTTCAGCGCTCTACACTGTACCGGACCTCAGGTACCAGATCCACTTCGTGCTGCAGTTCGTCCCTGACCACGTCGACGTCAGAGTCTGTAACTTCAGCGAACGGGTCGAGAGAGGGCTGATGATGGCGTACGCCGAGACACGGAGACGATCTCATGAGGCAGGAAACGTCACCGTACAG CTGTTGAACATCAGCATGTCCGTGACCCGGCCGCCAGCAGGGCAGAAGGTTTCCGTCGACGTCACCTTTGCGGTGCGTGATGGGCGGGACTACCTgctggggtcagaggtcagcgaACACCTGAGGAAGCTCAGCCTGGTTGAGTTCAGCTTCTACGTCGGATTTCCTGTCCAGCAGAACGCAGAAC CGTTCCACTACCCTGAGCTGAACACGTCACACCACCTGCGCTCCACCTGGGTCCGTACAG TGCTGTTGGGAGTCCAGGAGCAGCTGGTGGCTGAGAGGAGTTTTAAAGCTCGTCTGGAGAGACGTCTGGCTCTGCTGCTAGAGGAGGGACTGCAGGCGTCCAGCAGGAGGCGCTTGAGGAGAGCTACTGCTGTGGGCAACAACAGTCTGCAG GTGGTGCGGGTGTCGAGGCTGTCGGGGGCGGAGCGTCCCCTAGAGGTCTTCTATTTCGTGGAGGGTCCAGGTGGTGAGCGTATACCTGCCGAGGCGATGGCGGTCACGCTGAACCGCCTGGACCTTCAGAGAGCCGCCATCGTCCTTGGACACCGAGTCCAGAGACCCATCGCCCAAC CTGTGGAGACCCTGTCCGTCCCCCCAGCGGAGACTCAGAGCAGCAGCATCTGGCTGATTGTCGGCGTGGTCGTCCCCGTCCTGCTGGCCgtctttatcatcatcatcctctacTGGAAGCTGTGCGGCTCAGAGAAGCTTGAGTTCCAGCCGGACGCCATCAACACCATCCAGCAGAGgcagaag CTTCAGGCTCCCAGCGTGAAAGGCTTCGACTTTGCGAAGCTCCACCTCGGTCAGCACAGCAAAGATGACATCATGGTGATCCAGGAGCCCGGCCCGCTGCCCGCCCCCGTCAAAGAGGCCACGCCCTCCGACGGTGGAGACCTCAACACCCCCAAATCTAAAGGGTCGTCCACCAAGGCGACTCGGAACAGTCGCCGCAGGGGCAG ACTCAGCCCGTCAGACGGCGACTCGTTGGGCAGCGACCAATCGAGCGGCAGAGAATCGGCAGAAGAAAGCACTCGACCTGTGGCCACGCTCAGTGAGGGGAAACACCACAGGAAGACGCCCAAAAATG GGAGGAACAAGATGG GCAGCGGTCCAGACGAGCTTCTCTCCTCGTCTTCCATTTTCGATCACGTCGACCGTTTGTCTCGCGGCTCGTCCGACGGCACGCGTCGTCAGGCCAACAAGGTGCAGCTGATCGCCATGCAGCCGCGACCGAGCCCGCCACAGCCGCACGCCCCGTCCCATCTGAGCCCCACCCTCACCGAGAAGGTCAGCACGGAG GTGGCACTGAGACACAAGTCTGAGATCGAGCATCACAGGAACAAACTTCGGCAGCGCGCCAAGAGGCGGGGTCAGTGTGAGTTTCCCTCCATGGATGACATCATGGATGCCTTCGGAGACGGACCGGTGCAGAGCGAGGTGGCACAGCGTCTCTATAGCTCCGCCCACGACCACATGGACTGCATCCTGCAGGCTGACGGCCACTCACCCCCCACGCCCACAGACTCCAGGAGGAG AGGGAGGCGGTCCCCTCGGGCTCGGCGGGCTCAGCCAGGACCTGGAAGTCTCCCTGATACAGACCGAGACCGGTTGCTCACCGATCACAGCGCCACCTACAGGAAGTACCCGGGACTCAACAACGTGGCCTACATG TCGGACCCTGACCTGCCCCCGGACCACGGCAGCCCCTCCCCTACCGACGAGGTGTTTGACTCAGCCCCGGCCCCGCCCCCCTATATGCCCCCCCAGCCCTCCATCGAGGAGGCACGGCAGCAGATGCACTCCCTTCTGGATGATGCCTTCGCCCTGGTGTCACCGTCCTCACAGGGCAGCGCCGGGGTGAGTGGGGTAAGCCCCGCCCTGCCCAGCCCCTCCCCCCAGGCCCGCCCCGCAGGCAGGCAATGGGGCTCTTACCCAGCTGCCCCCTCTCACAGCCCCTTCTCTGCT AGATACGCAGAGCTAGGAATGTCTCCAACATCAGTCCAGGGCCTGCTGCAGAG GCAGGGCCTAAACTCAGGAGGGTATGTTTCTACTGGAGATCAGCTGCAGGAGTCGGTTTACTCCAGCAGGGGGCCGTATGAGGACCCCCCCTCCTCGTCCAGACCACGACCTGTAGGGGGCAGCACAG GTGCGCAGCTCCACCACTTGACCCAGGTGGGTTTGTCCAGTCAGATTGGTGCGTACCCTGGGGTGGGTCGCAGCATGTCTGGTCCCACTGGCTCCAGCTGGAACCACCAGCACTCAGACCAGGACCTGTCCAGACCAGGAGCCAGCAGAGAGAGT GTGCTGTCGTTTCCAGagttctcctcttcctctgttttcCAGATGCCCAGCTCCTCGTTGCGGGACCCATCggctccacctctcctcctgacCTCACCGACTCCAGAGTACCCACCAGAGGACGCCTCACCCTCCGCCCACACTTCCGCCTCTCTTATAAAGGCTATCAGGGAGGAACTGCGACGTCTGGCCCAGAAACAGGCTGCAGTGACCAGCTACCCTTAG